The following coding sequences lie in one Arachis stenosperma cultivar V10309 chromosome 5, arast.V10309.gnm1.PFL2, whole genome shotgun sequence genomic window:
- the LOC130982439 gene encoding 60S ribosomal protein L39-like → MPSHKTFRIKKKLGKKMRQNRPIPYWIRMRTDNTIRYNAKRRHWRRTKLGF, encoded by the exons ATG CCTTCACACAAGACTTTTAGGATCAAGAAGAAGCTGGGCAAGAAGATGAGGCAGAACAGGCCCATTCCTTACTGGATCCGCATGAGGACGGACAATACCATCAG GTATAATGCGAAGCGCAGGCACTGGCGCCGCACCAAGCTAGGGTTCTAA
- the LOC130982043 gene encoding phytochrome-interacting ankyrin-repeat protein 2-like — MLEAQPVLFRRSPSRRRMLRPGVGTDDRGWTSLHVCARKGDLKLVKKLLDEGMDVNVTAWGPKSQGVTPLHLAAEGGHLGVMDELLERGADIDARTKGACGWTPLHIAAKERRRDAVKFLVENGAFLPPDMNDSRFNPPLHYCPGLEWAYEELKRLRCEDLSSGETSYSSEN, encoded by the exons ATGCTGGAGGCGCAGCCAGTGTTGTTCAGGAGAAGCCCGTCGAGGAGGCGCATGCTGAGGCCTGGCGTTGGTACCGACGATAGAGGTTGGACTTCTCTTCATGTTTGCGCCCGCAAAGGTGATCTCAAACTG GTAAAAAAACTTCTTGATGAAGGAATGGATGTCAATGTGACTGCATGGGGCCCTAAATCACAAGGCGTGACCCCTCTTCACCTTGCTGCTGAAGGTGGCCACCTCGGAGTGATGGATGAACTGCTGGAACGTGGTGCTGACATTGATGCTAGAACAAAGGGTGCTTGTGGCT GGACACCACTCCATATTGCTgccaaagaaaggaggagggATGCCGTGAAATTCTTGGTTGAGAACGGAGCTTTCTTGCCACCTGATATGAACGACAGCAGATTCAATCCCCCGCTTCATTACTGCCCTGGACTTGAATGGGCCTACGAGGAGTTGAAGCGACTTCGATGTGAGGACTTGTCATCGGGGGAGACATCTTACAGTTCTGAAAACTAA